Proteins from a single region of bacterium:
- a CDS encoding 4-hydroxy-tetrahydrodipicolinate reductase, with protein MSDLIKVGVMGAAGRMGREIARALAADPELEPAAAFDVAFVGEDWGALAGIGALGVTVCGDIDTFLIAGPAMVVDVSTGPAAAQNAPKVLERGIPLVIGATGLPNASLDAIGNTAEKAGVCCLLVPNFSIGANLMIALSRRAAPFFSAAEVQERHHPAKKDAPSGTALFTVSEIAAANPQIASAESEHEIVAGARGAKLDEVRIHSVRLPGILAEQTVTFGGPGEVLEITHRAISRECYMPGVIWALKHVRTAPAGLLIGLDQVLGIARE; from the coding sequence ATGTCTGATCTGATTAAAGTCGGAGTGATGGGCGCGGCGGGCCGGATGGGCCGCGAGATCGCGCGCGCGCTTGCCGCGGATCCGGAACTGGAACCCGCGGCGGCATTCGACGTCGCATTTGTCGGCGAGGACTGGGGCGCTCTAGCCGGAATCGGTGCGCTCGGTGTGACCGTTTGCGGCGATATTGACACTTTCCTTATCGCGGGTCCGGCGATGGTCGTGGACGTCTCCACCGGCCCCGCGGCCGCGCAAAACGCGCCGAAAGTTTTGGAACGCGGAATCCCGCTCGTCATCGGAGCAACCGGACTGCCGAACGCGTCCCTTGACGCCATCGGAAATACCGCGGAAAAAGCGGGCGTCTGCTGCCTACTCGTCCCCAATTTCAGCATCGGCGCGAATCTGATGATCGCGCTGTCGCGCCGCGCCGCGCCGTTTTTTTCGGCGGCGGAAGTGCAGGAGCGCCACCATCCTGCCAAGAAAGACGCGCCGAGCGGCACGGCGCTTTTCACAGTCAGCGAAATCGCGGCCGCGAATCCGCAGATTGCAAGCGCGGAGAGCGAACACGAAATCGTCGCGGGCGCGCGCGGCGCGAAGCTCGACGAAGTGCGCATACACAGCGTCAGGCTGCCCGGCATCCTGGCCGAGCAGACCGTCACATTCGGCGGGCCTGGCGAAGTTCTCGAAATCACTCATCGCGCGATTTCGCGCGAGTGCTATATGCCCGGCGTAATTTGGGCGCTGAAGCACGTGCGCACCGCGCCGGCGGGCTTGCTCATCGGCCTGGATCAAGTGCTGGGAATCGCTCGCGAATAA